From the Micromonospora echinospora genome, the window TGGCCCGGGCGTTGGCCCGCAACGAGTACGCGCAGGCGATCGTCCGGTCGCGGGCCATCTGGTTGTAGTCGACGAAGACGTGCGCCCCGCGCTCCTCCTTCCACCAGGCCGTGGTGATCAGGTCGGGGCGACGGCGTTCCAGCTCGCGGGCCAGGGCGATGGTGGCCCGGCGCACCTCGGTGAACGTCCAGCGCGGCTCGATACGCAGGTAGACGTGGACGCCCCGGCCACCGGAGGTCTTCGGCCAGCCCGTCGCGCCGAGTTCGCCGAGGAGGGCCCGCAGCTCGCCGGCCGCCGTCACCGCGTCGGCGAAGTCGGTGCCGGGTTGCGGGTCCAGGTCGACGCGGAGCTCGTCGGGCCGGTCCACGTCGGTGGCGCGCACCGGCCATGGGTGGAAGACGATCGTGCCCATCTGCGCCGCCCAGGCGACGTGCGCCAGGTCGACCGGGCAGAGTTCGTCGGCGCTGCGACCGCTGGGGAACTCGATCCGCGCTGTCCGGACCCACGGCGGCACGCCCCGGGCCGGCACCCGCTTCTGGAAGAACATCTCCCCCTCGATACCCTCGGGGAAGCGTTGCAGCGTGGTGGGGCGGTCCCGCAGCGCCCGCATGATCCCGTCGCCCACGGCGAGGTAGTAGTGGAAGACGTCGG encodes:
- the ligD gene encoding non-homologous end-joining DNA ligase; amino-acid sequence: MGGTKASAVEIEVAGHTVRLSSPDRVIYPERGYTKADVFHYYLAVGDGIMRALRDRPTTLQRFPEGIEGEMFFQKRVPARGVPPWVRTARIEFPSGRSADELCPVDLAHVAWAAQMGTIVFHPWPVRATDVDRPDELRVDLDPQPGTDFADAVTAAGELRALLGELGATGWPKTSGGRGVHVYLRIEPRWTFTEVRRATIALARELERRRPDLITTAWWKEERGAHVFVDYNQMARDRTIACAYSLRANARATVSTPVDWDELPDVDPDDFHLGSVPARLAERGDPHAGIDDRPWDITPLLEWADRDDAAGSGDLPYPPDHPKMPGEPKRVQPSRSRPEAG